CTGGCCCATGGCAATGTGACGGGTGCCCGGGCGTTGGTGACTGGTTGGGCCAGGGGCGACATGATCGTGCTGGTCCGCCATGTCGAACGCTGCGATCACTCCACGGCTGCCTGCCTGAGCGGCAATGACGGCATCACCGATCGCTCCCGTAGCGTGGCGGTGAGTGTCGGCGCGCAATTCGAGCATTTGGGTCTGAACCAGGCCGACATCTATAACAGCCCGATGATGCGTACGGCGCAAACCGCCGGTTACATGTTCAACAAAGTCAGCGTCGGTGAGGACTGGTTGATCCGCTGCAGGGGCAGCATGCTGCGCGATGCGCTGGCGCACAAGGTGGCCGGACGCAACCTGATACTGGTGACCCACAGCGAATGCATGGCGCAACTGGAAAAAGACCTCAAGCTGCCATCCTCTACCCTCGGCTACGGCGCCTCCCTGTTTATCTCCGCTGAAGAACCTCAGGCGCCGCGTATGCTCGGCTTCATCGAGGCTTCTGACTGGCGTTCGGTAATCACCCAATGAGTTTCATCCTCCCTTTGAATCAGGACATACGATGCTGACTTCTTCCCGTTACCGCTTTTACTGGGCGAACTTCGGTATCCCGCTGGCCTGTGCTGTCGTGGTGTTCCTGCTGTTTGACCTGACTAAAATCGACATCGCTTTCAGCGATCTTTTTTATGATCCGGCCACCCGGGTGTTTCCGTTGGATCATGTCCATCTGTTCGAGAAGATCACCCATAAATGGGCACGGATCATTCCGAACTGGACCGGTGAAGTTGCGATCATCGGCGCTTTGCTGTCGTTTCTCTGGCCGCGACTAAAGGCTGAAAAGCATTCGAAAATCATCGCATTCCTGGAAAAAATCAACGTCGCGCCAGTGCTTCGGTTTGCCAGCAAACACCGTCGAGATTTCCTCTATGTGGTGTTCGCGTTTTCCATCAGCACTGGCGTTATCCACTATCTCAAAGGCCACACCAGTGTGTATTGCCCAGTCGAAACGACTCAATACGCCGGGAAAATCGAACACAAGGAGTGGTACCAGAATTTCGACCTGCTGAAAGTCGCCGGCGACGGTCGCTGCTGGCCAGGTGGACATGCGTCGGGCGGCTTCACCATGCTCGCGCTGTACTTCGTGGCGCGTCGCTACCGCTGGCGGTATTCCAAGGCGCTGATGCACGGCTCGCTGCTGCTGGGTTTCATCTACGGCACAACGCGGGTTCTACAGGGTTGGCACTACATGTCCCATACCTTCTGGGCCGGAATCTTCGTGTGGCTGGCATGTTTGCTGACGGCATTGGCGTTCTATGGGCGAGCGCGGCTGGAGCTGCCCGTATTGCAGAAAGCTGCGACACCTGTCGGTGAGCCGTTTACAGGGTCACAAAGTAGTAAGCCTGACGCCCCGCCTTCATGGTCTTGAGTACCTTCCCAATGACTGCTAACAAAACGGCAAGCAAAAAAAAGCCCGCGGGAGGCGGGCAAACCGTAGTTTCTTGAATGAGCGAGAGGAATGTACAGGTTGGAGAGAGGCGGTGGGGTGAAGAAAAATTCATCCGGATGGCTGCCCTCCGGCGTGTCCAGTACCTCAGCTGTTTAAGGTAAATGAAGCCGCCACCATTCGGCCTCTGAGTGCGCGACGTACGCTGGGGTCGCATTGATGTTATGTATACGGTACATTTACATATCAATGTCGCGGTAACGGAACATGGATTATTCTTTGTTGATCTATCGCTTAGGTAAACAAATACGCGAAAAACGTATGAATCGTGGCCTGACGCAAGCAAAACTTGCCGAACTCGCCGGGCTGACTCGACAGAAAGTCATCGCAGTAGAAAAGGGCACTCTTTCTGTGAGCATGAGTGCTTATGCGCGGGTGTTAGGTGCTCTGGATTGCGAGTTTTCTGTCATTCCCGCAGCCATGCCGACCCTGGAAGAACTTGGTGAGCTGTTCTAATGAAAATGACTTCGCTCAAAGTCAGTACCCCTGAAGGGAGCAGCGGTCGAATCCTCACCAGCGCGCAGGATTTCATGTGAAGTCACACATCCGAAGGAGCGTATCCAGACACTGCTGGCTGCGTTGGAAGTGGTGTTGGAGCGCTATCCCCAGCATCGAGAGCAGGCACCTCATGTGGTCAGTGCCATTCAAAAAGCGGCGGCGCCATTTGTACTGACTTTTGGGTAGCCATTCATTTTCACGGGCTCCTGTAGAGACAAGGGCATGCATTCACACTCAAAACCCAACCGGCTAATGGTTTGCGGCATCAACAAAAATGGGCGACCTCGATAAGGCCGCCCATTTTTGCTTTTCTACAAGCGCAATTACTCAGTGAAAGACGGGAGGTTGGTCCACGGCCACCGACCCATTCGGATCGAGATTATCCCGCGCTCGGTTGACCAAAAGCTCGGTCAACATGGTCAACTGCTGAAGCGCCAGCGCCACATTGCGCTGCGGGCCTTCGAGCTGGTAGGCAAAGTCCAAAGTCATGACGTTGAGAGAGGCCAGGGTTTCGCTGGCATGAGCGAGCAGGGTGGTCGTGTCGACGTCGGGGCGGACGCTGAAGATGTTCCTGTTCGGGTTGCGCGGGCGGGCGCTGACGGCGCGTTCGGTGGCTTTGGGCCGTTGGGTTGGGTCGAGGGTTTCAGGCTGTGAGTCGGCCGGATTTTCAAGTGGGATTCGGGTGATCTTTTTCATAAGGGCGTTCCATTGGTTTAGGGACCCTTACGATGTTTCGGCTTGTCAAAACCGTCCGCAGGGTTTGTAGCGAAGAATGAAGCCTATCGTCCAGAAAGGTTGCTCGCCAGTTCATGAAGTCGCTACGGATTGCGGGAAATTTCCCAGGAGAACGTGGCTCAAATCCGTCAGCGAAAGCCTTTTCACGCGTGGGCAAAAGCGTGGCGACTCTGCGTCTGAAAAGATCTGCCCTGCGCAGGTCTGGCGAAGGTGTTTATCTGTTGTGGTTTCTGACGCGTCCTGTGGGATCCGTCCTTTTTTTGAGTAGAAAAATTTCTGCACTCTTGAACCGAAAGCGACATGCAGGGTCTGGTGTGCGCGTGTTTTGCGCATCAGCCGCGTGAGTATTGTTCGGAGTACGCCTGGGTCGGCGTTCCTCGAAATCAGGATTAAAAGGCCAATATTCGGCGCTTTGTCTGCTCGCGAGCGTGCTGTCATTTCCGTATCGAGGGATCGAACATGTTCTCACCCGCCCATTGGGCGAGGTTGTGCCTGGCTTTGCTGTGCCTTTCTCCGCTAATGCTCGCTTACGCTGCGCCCACTCCCGGTGATACGGACCTGATCCGTGAGCGTCAGGATCGCTTGCTCGAAGAGCAGCGTCGGCGACTTGAAGAGCTCAAGGAACTGCCAGGCAAATCCGCCGCTCCCGCAGCGCCTGCCGCGCCGACCGACAGTCGTTGTTTTCCGGTCAAGACCATCGAGCTCAAGGGCGCCGATGCATTGTCCGAGGGGGAGCGTCAACGGCTGCTCAAGCCTTATATCAACCAATGCCTGGGCGTTGCGCATCCGTAAAGTTTACGGTTGCCGTGGTTGCGAAACCGCTCCAGCCACAGCTGACAAACCTGCACAGTTAATCGAAAAGAGCATGGCCAGCCCGAG
The window above is part of the Pseudomonas sp. B21-048 genome. Proteins encoded here:
- a CDS encoding DUF6124 family protein; translation: MKKITRIPLENPADSQPETLDPTQRPKATERAVSARPRNPNRNIFSVRPDVDTTTLLAHASETLASLNVMTLDFAYQLEGPQRNVALALQQLTMLTELLVNRARDNLDPNGSVAVDQPPVFH
- a CDS encoding histidine phosphatase family protein; this translates as MELRLSLFGIKRSIDLSRLARYRNIGVVLASALLVIPLTLWLLRPAAVPDLAHGNVTGARALVTGWARGDMIVLVRHVERCDHSTAACLSGNDGITDRSRSVAVSVGAQFEHLGLNQADIYNSPMMRTAQTAGYMFNKVSVGEDWLIRCRGSMLRDALAHKVAGRNLILVTHSECMAQLEKDLKLPSSTLGYGASLFISAEEPQAPRMLGFIEASDWRSVITQ
- a CDS encoding phosphatase PAP2 family protein, which gives rise to MLTSSRYRFYWANFGIPLACAVVVFLLFDLTKIDIAFSDLFYDPATRVFPLDHVHLFEKITHKWARIIPNWTGEVAIIGALLSFLWPRLKAEKHSKIIAFLEKINVAPVLRFASKHRRDFLYVVFAFSISTGVIHYLKGHTSVYCPVETTQYAGKIEHKEWYQNFDLLKVAGDGRCWPGGHASGGFTMLALYFVARRYRWRYSKALMHGSLLLGFIYGTTRVLQGWHYMSHTFWAGIFVWLACLLTALAFYGRARLELPVLQKAATPVGEPFTGSQSSKPDAPPSWS
- a CDS encoding helix-turn-helix transcriptional regulator encodes the protein MDYSLLIYRLGKQIREKRMNRGLTQAKLAELAGLTRQKVIAVEKGTLSVSMSAYARVLGALDCEFSVIPAAMPTLEELGELF